A part of Zonotrichia leucophrys gambelii isolate GWCS_2022_RI chromosome 7, RI_Zleu_2.0, whole genome shotgun sequence genomic DNA contains:
- the CHRNA1 gene encoding acetylcholine receptor subunit alpha isoform X2, translating into MMKVRCVLLLLICTAGLALGYEDETRLVEDLFSNYNKVVRPVEDHREAVVVTVGLQLIQLISVDEVNQIVTTNVRLKQQWTDVNLRWNPDDYGGVKKIRIPSDDIWRPDLVLYNNADGDFAIVKYTKVLLEHTGRITWTPPAIFKSYCEIVVTHFPFDQQNCSMKLGTWTYDGTVVVINPESDRPDLSNFMESGEWVMKDYRGWKHWVYYACCPDTPYLDITYHFLMQRLPLYFIVNVIIPCLLFSFLTGLVFYLPTDSGEKMTLSISVLLSLTVFLLVIVELIPSTSSAVPLIGKYMLFTMVFVIASIIITVIVINTHHRSPSTHTMPPWVRKIFIDTIPNVMFFSTMKRPSRDKQDKNIFSEDIDISDISGKSGSVPVNFYSPLTKNPDVKNAIEGIKYIAETMKSDQEASNAAEEWKFVAMVLDHLLLGIFMLVCFIGTLAVFAGRLIELNQQG; encoded by the exons ctgggctggccctgggctATGAGGACGAGACCCGCCTGGTGGAGGACTTGTTCAGTAACTACAACAAGGTGGTGCGGCCTGTGGAGGACCATCGCGAGGCCGTCGTCGTCACCGTGGGGCTGCAGCTCATCCAGCTCATCAGCGTG gatgAAGTAAATCAGATTGTGACAACCAATGTGCGCCTGAAACAG CAATGGACAGACGTCAACCTCAGATGGAATCCAGATGACTACGGTGGCGTAAAAAAAATCCGCATCCCCTCAGATGATATCTGGCGGCCAGACCTTGTTCTTTACAACAA TGCAGACGGGGATTTTGCCATTGTAAAATACACCAAAGTCCTTCTGGAGCACACAGGTCGGATCACCTGGACACCACCAGCCATTTTTAAGAGTTACTGTGAAATCGTAGTCACACACTTCCCCTTTGAccagcagaactgcagcatgAAGTTGGGAACTTGGACATACGATGGCACAGTGGTTGTTATTAACCCG GAGAGCGATCGTCCAGACCTGAGTAACTTCATGGAGAGCGGGGAGTGGGTGATGAAGGACTACCGTGGCTGGAAGCACTGGGTTTACTACGCCTGCTGCCCTGACACGCCCTACCTGGACATCACCTACCACTTCCTCATGCAGCGCCTGCCCCTCTACTTCATTGTCAACGTCATCATCCCCTGCCTGCTCTTCTCCTTTCTAACAGGGCTCGTTTTCTACCTACCCACAGATTCAG GTGAGAAAATGACCCTCAGcatctctgtcctgctgtccctgacTGTGTTCCTGCTGGTCATCGTGGAGCTGATTCCCTCCACCTCCAGCGCAGTGCCTCTGATTGGCAAGTACATGCTGTTCACCATGGTGTTTGTCATCGCCTCGATTATCATCACCGTCATCGTCATCAACACCCACCACCGCTCCCCCAGCACGCACACCATGCCCCCCTGGGTCAGGAAG ATCTTTATTGACACAATCCCAAACGTCATGTTTTTCTCTACAATGAAACGACCATCAAGAGacaaacaagacaaaaatattttttcagaagataTTGATATTTCTGACATTTCTGGGAAGTCAGGTTCTGTGCCTGTCAACTTCTACTCCCCGCTTACCAAAAACCCAGATGTGAAAAATGCTATAGAGGGAATCAAATACATTGCAGAAACAATGAAATCGGACCAAGAAGCCAGTAAT GCTGCAGAAGAATGGAAGTTTGTTGCAATGGTGCTTGATCATCTCCTCCTTGGCATATTTATGCTAGTTTGTTTTATAGGAACATTAGCTGTATTTGCTGGTCGCCTTATTGAATTAAATCAGCAAGGATGA